The following are encoded together in the Acipenser ruthenus chromosome 24, fAciRut3.2 maternal haplotype, whole genome shotgun sequence genome:
- the LOC117429242 gene encoding trans-1,2-dihydrobenzene-1,2-diol dehydrogenase-like isoform X2 has protein sequence MATRWGICSAGKISHDFVVALKTLPREEHQVVAVAARELGWAQDFANRHDIPRAYGSYQELAQDKDIDVVYLGTIHPQHHPVGLLFLRAKKNLLCEKPLAMNMREVLELTAAARENDVFLMEISDVLAQGVLGEVKLVRVEFGMPMLDVSRAVKKELGGGALLDIGVYCLQFACMVFNGERPESILASGCLLDTGVDEAMTVVLRFSSNRMAVCICTISVQLPNEAFIFGTKGTIKIPAPMWSPTSLIVNGNETQFPLPEPSQPLNFPNSTGLRYEAQEVRRCLLAGLKQSPRMTLEDTALLTSICDEARRQVGVVYCQDAE, from the exons ATGGCTACGAGGTGGGGGATCTGCAGCGCTGGGAAAATCAGCCATGACTTTGTGGTGGCTTTGAAAACGCTTCCCCGCGAGGAGCACCAG GTGGTAGCAGTGGCAGCCCGTGAATTGGGGTGGGCTCAGGACTTTGCAAACAGGCACGACATCCCCCGAGCGTACGGGTCTTACCAGGAGCTGGCCCAGGACAAGGACATTG ACGTGGTGTACCTGGGAACGATTCACCCGCAACACCATCCTGTGGGTCTGCTGTTTCTGCGGGCCAAGAAAAACCTCTTGTGTGAGAAGCCGCTTGCAATGAACATGAGGGAGGTTCTGGAGCTCACCGCTGCAGCCAGGGAGAATGATGTGTTTTTAATGGAG ATCAGTGATGTGCTGGCCCAGGGTGTTCTGGGGGAGGTGAAGCTGGTGAGGGTGGAGTTTGGGATGCCTATGCTTGACGTGTCCCGCGCTGTGAAGAAGGAGCTGGGGGGTGGAGCACTGCTGGATATCGGGGTCTACTGCCTGCAGTTTGCTTGCATGGTGTTCAATGGAGAGAGACCCGAGTCCATCCTGGCTTCTGGCTGCCTGCTGGATACag ggGTGGATGAGGCTATGACTGTGGTTCTCAGGTTCTCCAGTAACAGGATGGCTGTCTGTATCTGTACCATTTCCGTTCAGCTGCCAAATGAAGCATTCATCTTCGGCACAAAGGGAACTATAAAG ATCCCAGCTCCCATGTGGTCCCCCACCTCTTTGATAGTGAATGGGAATGAAACGCAGTTCCCACTGCCTGAACCTTCCCAGCCTCTCAACTTCCCCAACAGTACAGGGCTGCGCTATGAGGCTCAAGAGGTTCGGAGGTGTTTACTTGCAG GTCTCAAGCAGAGTCCCAGAATGACGCTGGAGGACACAGCTCTGTTAACCAGTATTTGTGACGAAGCTCGCAGACAGGTGGGAGTGGTGTACTGCCAGGATGCAGAATAG
- the LOC117429242 gene encoding trans-1,2-dihydrobenzene-1,2-diol dehydrogenase-like isoform X1, producing MATRWGICSAGKISHDFVVALKTLPREEHQVVAVAARELGWAQDFANRHDIPRAYGSYQELAQDKDIDVVYLGTIHPQHHPVGLLFLRAKKNLLCEKPLAMNMREVLELTAAARENDVFLMEALWTRYFPASIQISDVLAQGVLGEVKLVRVEFGMPMLDVSRAVKKELGGGALLDIGVYCLQFACMVFNGERPESILASGCLLDTGVDEAMTVVLRFSSNRMAVCICTISVQLPNEAFIFGTKGTIKIPAPMWSPTSLIVNGNETQFPLPEPSQPLNFPNSTGLRYEAQEVRRCLLAGLKQSPRMTLEDTALLTSICDEARRQVGVVYCQDAE from the exons ATGGCTACGAGGTGGGGGATCTGCAGCGCTGGGAAAATCAGCCATGACTTTGTGGTGGCTTTGAAAACGCTTCCCCGCGAGGAGCACCAG GTGGTAGCAGTGGCAGCCCGTGAATTGGGGTGGGCTCAGGACTTTGCAAACAGGCACGACATCCCCCGAGCGTACGGGTCTTACCAGGAGCTGGCCCAGGACAAGGACATTG ACGTGGTGTACCTGGGAACGATTCACCCGCAACACCATCCTGTGGGTCTGCTGTTTCTGCGGGCCAAGAAAAACCTCTTGTGTGAGAAGCCGCTTGCAATGAACATGAGGGAGGTTCTGGAGCTCACCGCTGCAGCCAGGGAGAATGATGTGTTTTTAATGGAG GCCTTGTGGACTCGCTACTTCCCTGCTTCTATTCAGATCAGTGATGTGCTGGCCCAGGGTGTTCTGGGGGAGGTGAAGCTGGTGAGGGTGGAGTTTGGGATGCCTATGCTTGACGTGTCCCGCGCTGTGAAGAAGGAGCTGGGGGGTGGAGCACTGCTGGATATCGGGGTCTACTGCCTGCAGTTTGCTTGCATGGTGTTCAATGGAGAGAGACCCGAGTCCATCCTGGCTTCTGGCTGCCTGCTGGATACag ggGTGGATGAGGCTATGACTGTGGTTCTCAGGTTCTCCAGTAACAGGATGGCTGTCTGTATCTGTACCATTTCCGTTCAGCTGCCAAATGAAGCATTCATCTTCGGCACAAAGGGAACTATAAAG ATCCCAGCTCCCATGTGGTCCCCCACCTCTTTGATAGTGAATGGGAATGAAACGCAGTTCCCACTGCCTGAACCTTCCCAGCCTCTCAACTTCCCCAACAGTACAGGGCTGCGCTATGAGGCTCAAGAGGTTCGGAGGTGTTTACTTGCAG GTCTCAAGCAGAGTCCCAGAATGACGCTGGAGGACACAGCTCTGTTAACCAGTATTTGTGACGAAGCTCGCAGACAGGTGGGAGTGGTGTACTGCCAGGATGCAGAATAG